The following coding sequences are from one Mycobacterium bourgelatii window:
- a CDS encoding IS1634 family transposase — MYVTRVPNRGSPPAVLLRESYRDNGKVKTRTLANLSHWPERKVEKLQRALKGLPATRDLAESFEVSRSLPHGHVAAVLGTARTLGVEDLIDATPSRRRDLVTAMLVAQVIAPESKLATARGLRTQTATSSLGEVLGVSGADEDDLYAAMDWALARKDAIETALAARHLNDGTLVLYDVSSAAFEGRTCPLGKIGHARDGVKGRLQIVYGLLATTAGIPVAIEVFDGNTADPKTLTAQINKLKNRFGLSRVALVGDRGMITSARITEELRPAGLDWITALRAPQIKALVQADALQLSLFDEHDLAEINSPDYPGERLVCCHNPALAQKRTQKRQDLLAATEKQLTAITDATTRTRRPLRGKDDIALRVGKVINHYKMAKHFHITITDNSFTFTRNEDAIAAEAALDGIYVLRTNLPKSALGRDDVVLRYKGLEDVERFFRTLNSELDVRPIRHHLADRVRAHMFLRMLSYYISWHMKQALAPLLFRDHDKPAAAAKRTNPVAPAQRSDAALAKASRKRTTDDTPVHSFTSLLADLATICASHIQPADDMPTFTKFTTPTALQHHAFELLGLTHRLGYK; from the coding sequence ACGTGACTCGGGTTCCCAACCGTGGGTCACCGCCAGCGGTGCTGTTGCGGGAGTCCTACCGCGACAACGGCAAAGTCAAAACACGCACCCTGGCCAACTTGTCACACTGGCCCGAGCGCAAGGTGGAAAAGCTACAGCGTGCCCTCAAAGGCCTGCCGGCCACGCGGGATCTGGCCGAGTCGTTTGAGGTCTCCCGCAGCCTGCCCCATGGGCACGTGGCCGCAGTGCTGGGCACCGCCCGGACCCTGGGCGTCGAAGATCTCATCGACGCGACACCATCGCGGCGGCGCGACCTGGTCACCGCGATGCTGGTAGCCCAGGTCATCGCCCCGGAATCCAAGCTGGCCACCGCACGCGGTTTGCGCACCCAGACCGCCACCAGCTCACTGGGCGAGGTGCTGGGGGTCAGTGGGGCCGATGAGGACGACCTGTACGCGGCGATGGACTGGGCGCTGGCCCGCAAAGATGCCATCGAAACCGCGCTGGCCGCCCGGCATCTGAACGATGGCACCCTAGTGCTCTACGACGTGTCCTCGGCGGCCTTTGAGGGCCGCACCTGCCCCCTGGGCAAGATCGGACACGCCCGTGACGGGGTCAAAGGACGTTTGCAGATCGTCTACGGGCTGCTGGCCACCACCGCCGGGATACCGGTTGCCATCGAAGTGTTCGACGGCAACACCGCTGACCCGAAAACGTTGACCGCCCAAATCAATAAGCTGAAAAACCGGTTCGGACTGTCGCGGGTGGCCCTTGTCGGCGATCGCGGCATGATCACCAGCGCGCGCATCACCGAGGAACTACGCCCTGCCGGTCTGGACTGGATCACCGCGCTGCGCGCCCCGCAGATCAAGGCCCTTGTGCAAGCCGACGCCCTGCAGCTGAGCTTGTTCGACGAACACGACCTCGCTGAGATCAACTCCCCGGACTATCCCGGCGAACGCCTGGTCTGCTGCCACAACCCCGCTCTAGCTCAAAAGCGCACCCAAAAACGCCAAGACCTGTTGGCCGCCACCGAAAAACAACTCACCGCCATTACCGACGCCACCACCCGAACCCGCCGACCCTTGCGCGGCAAAGACGATATCGCGCTACGGGTAGGCAAGGTGATCAACCACTACAAGATGGCCAAACACTTCCACATCACCATCACCGACAACTCATTCACCTTCACCCGCAACGAAGACGCCATCGCCGCCGAAGCCGCCCTCGACGGCATCTACGTGCTGCGTACCAACCTGCCCAAATCCGCCCTGGGCCGTGACGATGTGGTGTTGCGCTACAAGGGACTCGAAGACGTCGAACGCTTCTTCCGGACCCTCAACAGTGAACTTGACGTGCGACCCATCCGCCACCACCTCGCCGACCGGGTCCGCGCCCACATGTTCCTACGCATGCTGTCCTACTACATCAGCTGGCACATGAAACAAGCCCTGGCCCCCCTGCTGTTTCGCGACCACGACAAACCCGCAGCCGCCGCCAAACGCACCAACCCCGTTGCCCCCGCTCAACGTTCCGATGCCGCCCTAGCCAAAGCCTCCCGCAAACGCACCACCGACGACACCCCGGTGCACAGCTTCACCAGCCTGCTCGCCGACCTAGCCACCATCTGCGCCAGCCACATCCAGCCCGCCGACGACATGCCCACGTTCACCAAATTCACCACCCCCACCGCACTACAACACCACGCCTTCGAACTACTCGGCCTCACCCACCGCCTGGGCTACAAGTAG
- a CDS encoding MMPL/RND family transporter, with translation MSAHQAPNRPFVARTVRALAIPIIVFWALLAVTTNTFVPQVERVAEELAGPMVPHYAPSQRAMLRIGEKFQESTSTSLTMVVFEADRPLGDQDHHYYDDLMRRLKQDSAHVQYVMDLWGKPITSAGAQSVDGKATYVLLRLAGDIGQMQANESVDAVRKIVANDTPPPGLKVYVSGAAPLASDTVSIANSSLNNITIVTIILIIVMLLLVYRSVSTLLVPLAGVLIEMLVAKGVVATLGHFGYIELSSFAVNIVVALTLGAGTDYGIFLMGRYHEARRAGESREDAFYTAYQGVTPIIIGSGLTIAGAGYCLSFARLNYFHTMGPAVAIGMLLTIAAALTLGPAILTVGILFGMFDPSSAAKARLYRRIGASVVRWPVPILAASSAIVMIGAIFVPSFQVNYDDRQYQPPDAPANQGFAAADRHFSKSKLFSEMLVVESDHDMRNSADFITLDRVAKALIRLPGVAMVQSITRPLGRALEHASLPYLFTTQGSGNGQQLPFNMAQNANTDSQAEIQAHTVEVLDRLIVLFQSMSDEMHQTVVTMEDMKRVTENINEEISNLDDFFRPIRSYFYWDKHCFDIPVCWTFRSVFDGLDGLDHMAADIKDAVASLEVIDRLLPQMITQMKVMRNDTAAIQALLVNNYGSADLQSTQTDQTYDDLINVGNDFDRSRSDDYFYIPREGFDNEDVKIGMTLMMSPDGKAARFIVTHEGDAMGPEGVEHVNAFPTAITTVLKETSLAGARVYIGGSGSNDKDIKQYAMSDLLIAAIAAFVLIFLIMMFITRSLMAALVIPATVAFSYAGAFGLSVLVWQHLIGLHLHWLVLPLTFIILVAVGSDYNLLLVARVKEEIHAGLNTGLIRALGSTGGVVTSAGLVFAFTMLAMLASDLRTIGQVGSTVCIGLLLDTLIVRSFVVPCVMRLLGPWFWWPTFVRQRPLRRRSPSAAVAAARP, from the coding sequence ATGAGCGCGCACCAAGCTCCCAACCGGCCCTTCGTTGCGAGAACCGTTCGCGCCCTGGCGATACCGATCATCGTCTTCTGGGCACTGCTGGCCGTAACGACGAACACCTTCGTGCCCCAGGTGGAGCGCGTCGCGGAGGAACTCGCCGGGCCTATGGTGCCGCACTACGCGCCGTCGCAACGGGCGATGCTCCGGATCGGCGAGAAGTTCCAAGAGTCCACCTCCACCAGCTTGACGATGGTCGTTTTCGAGGCCGACCGGCCGCTGGGCGATCAGGACCACCACTACTACGACGACCTGATGCGGCGACTCAAGCAGGACAGCGCGCACGTGCAGTACGTGATGGACCTGTGGGGCAAGCCGATCACCTCGGCAGGAGCGCAGAGCGTCGACGGCAAGGCCACGTATGTACTGCTACGCCTGGCGGGCGATATCGGTCAGATGCAAGCGAACGAGTCCGTCGACGCCGTCCGGAAAATCGTCGCGAACGATACCCCGCCGCCCGGGCTCAAGGTTTACGTCAGCGGCGCCGCTCCGCTGGCGTCCGACACCGTATCCATCGCCAACTCCAGCCTGAACAACATCACCATCGTCACGATCATCCTCATCATCGTGATGCTGTTACTGGTGTACCGCTCCGTCAGCACCCTGCTGGTGCCGTTGGCCGGCGTTCTCATCGAAATGCTGGTCGCAAAGGGCGTTGTCGCAACCCTCGGCCATTTCGGGTACATCGAACTCTCGTCATTCGCGGTGAACATAGTCGTGGCGCTGACCCTTGGCGCGGGCACGGATTACGGCATCTTCCTGATGGGCCGCTATCACGAGGCGCGACGGGCGGGCGAAAGCCGGGAGGACGCCTTTTACACTGCGTACCAAGGGGTTACGCCCATCATCATCGGCTCCGGGTTGACCATCGCGGGTGCCGGTTACTGCCTGAGCTTCGCCCGACTCAACTACTTCCACACCATGGGGCCGGCCGTCGCAATCGGCATGTTGTTGACCATCGCAGCGGCACTGACGCTGGGCCCGGCGATCTTGACCGTGGGCATCCTGTTCGGAATGTTCGACCCGAGCAGCGCGGCCAAGGCACGTCTTTACCGGCGGATCGGTGCGAGCGTGGTGCGTTGGCCGGTGCCCATCCTCGCCGCTAGTTCCGCCATCGTCATGATCGGGGCGATCTTCGTGCCGTCATTTCAGGTGAACTATGACGACCGCCAGTATCAGCCACCCGACGCTCCCGCGAATCAAGGCTTCGCCGCAGCGGATCGACACTTCTCGAAGAGCAAATTGTTCTCCGAGATGCTGGTGGTCGAATCCGACCACGACATGCGGAACTCGGCCGACTTCATCACGTTGGACCGGGTGGCCAAGGCACTCATCCGACTACCCGGTGTGGCAATGGTGCAGAGCATTACCCGCCCCCTGGGCCGAGCGCTCGAACACGCAAGCCTCCCTTACCTGTTCACCACGCAGGGTAGCGGCAACGGTCAACAGCTCCCGTTCAACATGGCGCAGAACGCCAACACCGACAGCCAGGCGGAGATCCAAGCGCACACCGTCGAGGTGCTGGATCGACTGATCGTGCTGTTCCAAAGCATGTCGGATGAGATGCACCAGACGGTGGTCACCATGGAGGACATGAAGCGGGTCACCGAGAACATCAACGAGGAAATCTCGAATCTCGACGACTTCTTCCGACCGATCCGCAGCTATTTCTATTGGGACAAACACTGTTTCGACATTCCCGTCTGCTGGACGTTCAGATCGGTGTTTGACGGCCTCGACGGCCTCGACCACATGGCCGCTGACATCAAGGATGCCGTGGCGTCGCTGGAAGTCATCGACAGACTGCTTCCGCAGATGATCACGCAGATGAAGGTCATGCGAAATGACACCGCGGCCATTCAGGCGCTGCTGGTCAACAACTACGGTTCAGCGGATCTGCAGTCCACGCAGACCGACCAGACCTATGACGACTTGATCAACGTGGGCAACGATTTTGACCGATCACGCAGCGATGACTACTTCTACATCCCCAGGGAGGGCTTCGACAACGAGGACGTCAAAATCGGGATGACGCTGATGATGTCGCCGGACGGCAAGGCCGCCCGCTTCATCGTCACCCACGAAGGCGATGCGATGGGGCCGGAGGGCGTGGAGCATGTGAATGCCTTCCCAACCGCGATAACGACTGTGCTGAAAGAGACCTCGCTCGCCGGCGCCCGCGTCTACATCGGCGGTTCCGGATCCAACGACAAGGACATCAAGCAGTACGCCATGTCCGACCTGCTGATCGCGGCGATCGCCGCCTTCGTGCTGATCTTCCTGATCATGATGTTCATCACGCGAAGTCTGATGGCGGCCTTGGTGATTCCCGCCACGGTGGCGTTCTCCTACGCGGGGGCGTTCGGACTCTCCGTGCTGGTCTGGCAGCACCTCATCGGCTTGCACCTGCATTGGCTGGTATTGCCGCTGACCTTCATCATCCTGGTGGCGGTGGGCTCGGACTACAACCTGCTGTTGGTCGCCCGAGTCAAGGAAGAGATACATGCCGGGTTGAATACCGGCCTCATCCGGGCGCTCGGCAGCACGGGCGGTGTGGTGACGTCGGCCGGTTTGGTCTTCGCATTCACCATGCTGGCAATGCTCGCCAGTGATCTCAGGACGATCGGTCAGGTCGGGTCCACCGTCTGCATCGGACTTCTGCTCGACACCTTGATCGTGCGTTCGTTCGTCGTGCCATGCGTCATGCGCCTCCTCGGCCCATGGTTTTGGTGGCCGACGTTCGTGCGACAGCGCCCGCTGCGGCGCCGATCTCCGTCGGCGGCGGTGGCCGCGGCTCGCCCTTAG
- a CDS encoding MmpS family transport accessory protein, whose amino-acid sequence MSHRSIGRTVLSQAWMPLVAVIAIGVGALCMWKVHQFSEPPPVITVNPQQAPEQTTPKHLTYELFGSAGQGGLLTYIDVDGHPHKVDITTLPWSHTETTTLTVVSGSISAQVHGGQIGCRMLVNGVVRDEHTDSHQDADVQCRVKSA is encoded by the coding sequence ATGAGCCATCGTTCGATTGGTAGAACCGTTCTGTCGCAGGCATGGATGCCGTTGGTCGCCGTAATTGCGATCGGGGTGGGGGCGCTGTGCATGTGGAAGGTCCACCAGTTCTCCGAGCCGCCGCCGGTCATCACCGTCAATCCGCAGCAGGCACCGGAACAAACCACTCCCAAACACCTCACCTACGAGCTGTTCGGCTCTGCCGGTCAGGGCGGGCTGCTCACCTACATCGACGTCGACGGCCACCCGCACAAGGTCGACATCACGACGCTGCCGTGGTCGCACACCGAGACCACCACACTCACCGTGGTGTCGGGCAGTATCTCGGCACAGGTACACGGTGGCCAGATCGGGTGCCGAATGTTGGTGAATGGCGTTGTGCGCGACGAACATACGGATAGTCACCAGGACGCGGACGTCCAGTGCCGGGTGAAGTCCGCATGA
- a CDS encoding ferritin-like domain-containing protein, whose product MTTKDKYTHVPEPYSWEVPCAGDSRFTWEYDEGRARLLSLYQKGKDKQWDAQSRIDWTQQVDPLNPVGLPDEFHPLFGSPTWEAADKSLRDQMRLHFQAWQFSQFLHGEQGAMVCAAKIVEVVPDLDAKFYAATQTMDEARHVEAFSRFLQEKVGLVYPINKHLTALLDDTLRDSRWDMPYLGMQVLIEGLALAAFGVLRDMTPQGSLSKQLLAYVMQDEARHVAFGRISLKDYYSALTEAERNEREEFVVDACYLMRDRFRGEEVFETLGLDVEACASWLDTSPLMIQFRSHLFSRIVPIVKDIGLWGDKVQKAFSDMGVLDMAGSDIETLMKADEDQAEALDKAHAEMAERAAEVDQVIAAGAG is encoded by the coding sequence ATGACGACGAAAGACAAGTACACGCACGTACCCGAGCCGTACTCGTGGGAAGTCCCCTGCGCAGGCGACTCGCGATTTACGTGGGAGTACGACGAGGGCCGCGCCCGACTCCTTTCCCTGTATCAAAAGGGAAAGGACAAGCAATGGGACGCCCAGTCGCGCATCGACTGGACGCAACAGGTGGACCCGCTGAATCCGGTCGGTCTGCCCGACGAGTTCCATCCTCTGTTCGGCAGCCCCACGTGGGAGGCCGCCGACAAATCGCTGCGCGACCAGATGCGCCTGCACTTTCAAGCGTGGCAGTTCTCCCAGTTCCTGCACGGTGAGCAGGGAGCGATGGTGTGTGCAGCCAAGATCGTCGAGGTCGTCCCGGACCTGGACGCGAAGTTCTACGCGGCAACCCAAACCATGGACGAGGCAAGGCACGTCGAGGCGTTCTCGCGGTTTTTGCAGGAGAAGGTCGGCCTGGTCTACCCGATCAACAAGCACCTGACCGCGCTGCTAGACGACACCCTGCGCGACTCGCGCTGGGACATGCCCTACCTCGGCATGCAGGTTCTGATCGAGGGGTTGGCGCTGGCGGCCTTCGGGGTGCTGCGTGACATGACTCCGCAAGGCTCGCTGTCCAAGCAGCTGCTGGCCTACGTCATGCAAGATGAGGCACGGCACGTCGCCTTCGGCCGGATCTCGCTGAAGGACTACTACTCCGCACTGACCGAAGCCGAGCGAAACGAGCGCGAAGAATTCGTCGTGGACGCGTGTTACCTGATGCGTGACCGGTTCCGCGGCGAGGAAGTTTTCGAGACCCTGGGCCTGGACGTAGAAGCCTGCGCAAGCTGGCTCGACACGTCGCCACTGATGATTCAGTTCCGCTCGCACCTGTTCAGCCGCATCGTGCCAATCGTCAAGGACATCGGACTGTGGGGCGACAAGGTGCAGAAGGCCTTCTCGGACATGGGTGTCCTCGACATGGCCGGCTCCGACATCGAGACGCTGATGAAGGCCGATGAGGACCAGGCCGAAGCGCTGGACAAGGCGCACGCCGAGATGGCCGAGCGGGCCGCCGAGGTAGACCAGGTGATCGCGGCGGGCGCCGGCTAG
- a CDS encoding LuxR C-terminal-related transcriptional regulator produces MRLTWPLIGRSQEMAVIESAISDRGTAGIIVWGAAGVGKSRVAREALAASAAGGSVVRWAVGSASARSLPLGAFAPWLAPPEFSNSQLVQLVRDVIESLTAAASGTSVIVAVDDAHLLDDLSAFVLHQIVARRAAKVLLTIRSGEPIPVAVQDVWRNGNFERLDLQPLSAEETSTLLAAALDGRVDPIAIQRLWKLTRGNALYLRNIVEQEVFDGRLAQRHGYWQWTGEPVVPPNLAELIESRMGTLPGAVGDVVDALAVGEPIELAMLSRIVGPEAIEDADVRGLITLEKVDGGVEVRLAHPLYGELRRKRVAATRLRRLRGRVAAELAKSADRDEVRMVVRRAVLSIDSDLTPDPELLLKAAEGAMFLADAPLADRLADAAIRAGGGFAAYNVRAFALAWQGRGEEADALVAATPIEGLTEEDHVYLLGHRGFGKLWGLADPDGAKRMFDEAARVATESTHSWIKAYMTTYWASMAKPEMAMEFGRGLDLAKLPAILSSAATWGLVVAHGDAGRVAEADRVADVGNAYAVRMGTAAHMRLLIVDRHVGALLQCGRLGDATAMAEQARRQTADVPGVAQLLSTAIGGRTAAGSGRLDEAKSLLTTVAELFTGDSNGFRYRYLIPLTTALAMSGLTEEASAALGAVDAEHHRSYGFVEYERELARAWVAGCQGAVSEAIAIAAAAAEKSRANGQFAAEVVCLQTATQFGDGSTADRLDELTKVVEGPRVGTAARFVKALATGSADELASVSEEYEKMGDLVAALDAAALAAIAYRRKDLRGTALICSTRAEALAKRCGGASTPALRQASTRLPFTAREQEIVALLGEGLSSRAVAERLTLSVRTVEGHIYRAMAKTGVSSREELAALLRQ; encoded by the coding sequence GTGCGTCTGACGTGGCCCCTCATTGGCCGCTCGCAAGAGATGGCGGTCATCGAATCCGCCATTTCTGACAGGGGAACGGCCGGGATCATCGTGTGGGGTGCCGCGGGCGTCGGCAAGAGCCGAGTCGCGCGGGAGGCGCTCGCGGCATCGGCCGCCGGCGGATCTGTCGTTCGCTGGGCAGTCGGGAGCGCGTCGGCGCGGTCGCTTCCCTTGGGAGCGTTTGCCCCCTGGCTGGCTCCGCCAGAATTCTCCAACAGCCAGTTGGTGCAACTCGTCCGCGACGTGATCGAGTCGCTGACCGCTGCGGCGTCGGGTACTTCGGTCATAGTCGCGGTCGACGATGCGCATCTGCTGGACGACTTGTCGGCCTTCGTTCTCCATCAGATCGTGGCACGGCGCGCGGCGAAAGTGCTGCTGACCATTCGCAGCGGTGAACCGATTCCTGTTGCGGTCCAGGATGTCTGGCGCAACGGAAACTTCGAACGGCTGGACTTGCAACCACTTTCGGCCGAGGAGACCTCGACCCTGTTGGCGGCGGCGCTAGACGGCCGGGTGGATCCGATTGCCATCCAGCGCCTGTGGAAGCTCACGCGGGGCAACGCGCTGTATCTACGAAACATCGTCGAGCAAGAAGTGTTCGACGGACGGCTGGCGCAACGGCATGGTTACTGGCAGTGGACCGGTGAACCCGTCGTGCCGCCCAATCTGGCGGAATTGATCGAGTCACGGATGGGCACGCTGCCCGGCGCGGTCGGCGACGTCGTGGACGCGCTCGCGGTGGGCGAGCCGATCGAACTGGCGATGCTGTCGCGGATCGTTGGACCCGAGGCGATCGAGGACGCCGATGTGCGCGGCTTGATCACGCTGGAGAAGGTCGACGGCGGCGTGGAAGTCCGACTGGCTCACCCGCTGTATGGCGAGTTGCGGCGCAAGCGCGTCGCGGCCACCAGATTGCGCAGACTGCGGGGTCGTGTCGCTGCGGAACTGGCCAAATCGGCAGACCGCGACGAAGTGCGAATGGTGGTCCGGCGTGCGGTGTTGAGCATCGATTCCGACCTCACGCCCGACCCTGAACTGCTGCTGAAGGCTGCCGAAGGTGCGATGTTCTTGGCGGACGCCCCGTTGGCCGACCGGCTGGCCGATGCGGCAATTCGCGCGGGCGGTGGGTTTGCCGCGTATAACGTCCGCGCGTTCGCGCTGGCCTGGCAGGGACGCGGCGAAGAGGCCGACGCCCTCGTGGCGGCCACGCCGATCGAAGGACTGACCGAGGAAGACCACGTGTATCTGCTCGGTCATCGCGGGTTCGGCAAGCTATGGGGACTCGCTGATCCCGACGGCGCGAAGAGGATGTTCGACGAAGCCGCGCGAGTCGCGACGGAGTCCACTCACAGCTGGATCAAGGCCTATATGACCACCTACTGGGCGTCGATGGCCAAGCCGGAAATGGCGATGGAGTTCGGTAGGGGATTGGACCTTGCGAAACTGCCCGCGATACTGAGCTCGGCGGCGACGTGGGGACTGGTTGTGGCCCATGGTGATGCGGGTCGCGTCGCCGAGGCGGACCGTGTCGCCGACGTCGGCAATGCCTATGCGGTTCGGATGGGAACTGCGGCCCACATGAGGCTCCTCATCGTCGATCGGCATGTCGGGGCGCTGTTGCAGTGCGGGCGGCTGGGTGACGCAACTGCGATGGCGGAGCAGGCGCGGCGCCAGACCGCCGACGTTCCCGGCGTCGCCCAATTACTGAGCACCGCGATCGGGGGTCGAACCGCAGCAGGATCGGGCCGACTCGACGAAGCGAAATCACTTTTAACGACCGTCGCCGAGCTATTTACCGGTGATTCCAACGGATTTCGGTACCGGTATCTGATCCCGCTCACCACCGCGTTGGCCATGTCCGGCCTGACCGAAGAAGCATCGGCTGCGCTCGGCGCCGTTGACGCAGAGCACCATCGGAGTTATGGATTCGTCGAGTATGAGCGCGAACTGGCGCGCGCCTGGGTCGCGGGGTGCCAGGGTGCGGTCAGCGAAGCAATAGCGATTGCGGCCGCTGCTGCTGAAAAGAGCCGAGCCAATGGGCAATTCGCGGCAGAGGTGGTCTGCTTGCAGACGGCAACGCAATTCGGCGACGGCTCGACCGCGGACCGGCTGGACGAACTCACGAAGGTGGTGGAGGGTCCGCGGGTGGGTACTGCCGCACGCTTCGTCAAAGCTTTGGCCACCGGCTCCGCCGACGAGTTGGCCTCGGTGTCCGAGGAATACGAAAAGATGGGCGATCTGGTCGCCGCGCTGGATGCGGCTGCACTTGCAGCGATCGCATACCGCCGCAAGGACTTACGGGGAACGGCGCTGATTTGCTCGACACGGGCAGAAGCGTTGGCCAAGCGCTGCGGTGGAGCGTCCACCCCAGCGCTGCGTCAGGCCAGCACGCGCCTTCCGTTTACCGCACGTGAGCAAGAGATCGTGGCGTTGTTGGGCGAAGGCTTGTCCAGTCGCGCGGTTGCCGAGCGCCTGACGTTATCCGTACGCACGGTCGAGGGTCACATCTACCGGGCCATGGCGAAAACCGGTGTCTCGAGTCGTGAGGAACTCGCGGCCCTGCTTCGCCAGTAG